The following proteins come from a genomic window of Lachnoclostridium phytofermentans ISDg:
- a CDS encoding LysR family transcriptional regulator yields MEVDFSLSAYRIFNAVAKTENISLAAKELYISQPAISKAIAKLEQSMSVALFTRNSRGVKLTEEGKQLYCYTRTAFETLKEGEDAMKRIHQLGIGHIRIGVSTTLCKFVLLPFLKEFVDEYPHIRFTIQCQSTLQTLDLIEEGKLDIGLVGKPDTLKGMVFKKVGEIQDIFIATNSYLDNLRIREGRELTGRELLEKGNLMLLDEKNITRMYIDEYFAKRQLKPVQILEVSSMDLLIEFAKTSLGIACVIGEFVKNELDCGELTEISLPGKLDKREIGFVYMKERGNQETVRNFVQKMEELICESQR; encoded by the coding sequence ATGGAAGTAGATTTTTCATTATCCGCTTATCGAATCTTTAATGCGGTGGCAAAAACAGAAAATATATCTTTGGCAGCAAAGGAACTGTATATTAGCCAGCCTGCTATTAGTAAGGCAATTGCAAAGCTGGAGCAAAGTATGTCAGTTGCGTTGTTCACCAGAAATTCTCGTGGAGTGAAACTAACAGAAGAGGGAAAACAGCTTTATTGCTATACTCGAACTGCATTTGAAACCCTGAAAGAAGGGGAAGATGCAATGAAGCGAATCCACCAGTTAGGTATTGGACATATTCGTATCGGTGTCAGTACGACATTATGCAAATTTGTCCTGTTACCATTTTTAAAAGAATTTGTGGACGAATACCCACATATACGATTTACGATTCAGTGTCAGTCTACGCTTCAAACGTTAGACTTAATAGAGGAAGGAAAATTAGATATAGGATTAGTAGGTAAGCCAGACACCTTAAAGGGAATGGTTTTTAAAAAGGTTGGCGAAATACAAGATATCTTTATCGCAACAAATAGTTACCTTGATAATTTAAGAATCAGAGAGGGAAGGGAACTGACTGGTCGTGAATTATTAGAAAAAGGTAACCTTATGCTTCTTGATGAAAAAAATATAACCAGAATGTATATCGATGAGTATTTTGCAAAGAGGCAATTAAAACCTGTGCAGATACTAGAGGTAAGCAGTATGGATTTATTAATAGAATTTGCAAAGACTAGTTTAGGAATTGCGTGTGTTATTGGAGAATTTGTAAAGAATGAATTAGACTGTGGTGAACTAACAGAGATTTCTTTACCAGGAAAGCTAGACAAGAGAGAGATAGGTTTCGTTTACATGAAAGAAAGAGGTAATCAGGAAACTGTTCGAAATTTTGTTCAAAAGATGGAGGAATTAATATGCGAAAGCCAAAGATGA
- the leuC gene encoding 3-isopropylmalate dehydratase large subunit has protein sequence MGMTMTQKILAAHANLPEVKAGQLIEANLDLVLANDITGPVAIHEIQRLKKKTVFDKDKIALVPDHFTPNKDIKSAEHCKCVREFAKEHDITNYFEIGEMGIEHALLPEKGLIVAGETCIGADSHTCTYGALGAFSTGVGSTDMGAGMITGKAWFKVPAAIKFILTGEPKEWVSGKDVILHIIGMIGVDGALYKSMEFVGAGIKNLTMDDRFTIANMAIEAGAKNGIFPVDDLTISYMKEHGAKPYTIYEADEDAEYEQIITINLSELEPTVAFPHLPENTKTVKEAGEVRIDQVVIGSCTNGRIGDLRIAAKVLEGRKVAKGMRAIVFPATQAIYLQAIEEGLIQTFIKAGCVVSTPTCGPCLGGHMGILAAGERAASTTNRNFVGRMGHVESEVYLCSPAVAAASAVTGKISEPSELFS, from the coding sequence ATGGGCATGACAATGACTCAAAAGATTTTGGCTGCACATGCAAATCTACCAGAAGTAAAAGCTGGACAGTTGATTGAGGCAAATCTTGACCTAGTGTTAGCAAATGACATTACAGGTCCGGTTGCTATTCATGAAATACAAAGATTAAAAAAGAAAACAGTATTTGATAAAGATAAAATCGCATTAGTGCCAGATCATTTTACGCCAAATAAAGATATCAAATCGGCCGAACATTGTAAGTGTGTCAGAGAGTTTGCGAAAGAGCATGACATTACGAACTATTTTGAGATCGGTGAGATGGGAATTGAGCATGCCCTCCTACCAGAAAAAGGACTGATTGTAGCAGGAGAGACTTGTATTGGAGCTGACTCACATACCTGTACTTATGGAGCACTTGGAGCATTTTCTACCGGTGTTGGCAGTACCGATATGGGTGCTGGTATGATTACTGGAAAAGCTTGGTTTAAAGTTCCAGCTGCAATTAAGTTTATATTAACTGGAGAACCAAAAGAGTGGGTGAGTGGAAAAGATGTTATTTTACATATTATCGGTATGATTGGTGTAGATGGTGCATTGTATAAATCCATGGAATTTGTAGGAGCTGGAATTAAGAATTTGACCATGGATGATCGATTTACGATTGCGAATATGGCAATAGAAGCCGGTGCTAAGAATGGTATCTTTCCGGTGGATGATTTAACCATCTCATATATGAAGGAACATGGGGCAAAGCCATATACCATCTATGAAGCAGATGAAGATGCAGAATACGAGCAGATAATTACAATAAATTTATCAGAATTAGAACCAACCGTAGCATTTCCTCATCTCCCTGAAAATACGAAGACTGTGAAAGAAGCAGGAGAGGTTAGGATAGATCAGGTTGTCATAGGATCCTGTACCAATGGAAGAATTGGTGATTTAAGAATTGCTGCCAAGGTTTTAGAGGGAAGAAAGGTAGCAAAAGGGATGCGAGCTATTGTATTTCCTGCGACTCAGGCAATTTATTTACAAGCAATTGAGGAAGGATTAATTCAAACCTTTATTAAAGCAGGTTGTGTAGTAAGTACCCCAACCTGTGGACCATGTCTTGGAGGGCATATGGGGATTCTTGCAGCAGGAGAACGAGCTGCATCCACAACGAATCGTAACTTTGTTGGACGTATGGGACACGTAGAATCTGAAGTATACCTTTGCAGTCCTGCAGTCGCAGCAGCAAGTGCAGTAACTGGAAAGATAAGTGAGCCATCCGAACTCTTTTCATAA
- a CDS encoding transglutaminaseTgpA domain-containing protein, with protein sequence MNVKILLKNHGYPCLLTMLLCIAVLSFTNNYFGLRVNEEILLLLVFFWVVILRCFDHIKKNVLPYLVLLIFAVTIVFLCFLFDISFSKIITSYTSWFHQTLSDGKSNSIGYSAAAIILLLIITSILIYLLQKKHFTRIIGAVIAFCVLLFLGFTEQLTTKLVVVSLLFYIFLTLVEIRITFFYKKDRSVPSMAMTFLVPCGLLLSLILLILPASENPIEWKTIKRCITAVSDSVETLVTNIDLWIHPDKKEFNLNFAGYSEESKVGGSISESEELAISLKTSSLNNIPVYLNGNVKNKFDGEKWEDIVSYKKEEYTEAELDSLELLYAIDREGLTEDYSSVISTRSYSVTYEGISTRTLFYPLKVLNIGLTSRKDAYSDDEANLRFHDIKSKGVNYSFQFMNLNLDSNYFNKLIENQARFQYQNENVTSFLQFRDNIANKKYPITYKVSEQLGELLKLRRDRIYEDYLNVYEGLPKRVSDLAFDITKNCRNDYEKCKVIEKFFANYTYSTIPKQPEEGHDLVDYLIFESKEGYCTYYATAFAMMARCVGIPTRYVQGFRVPQSEEGSQYSYYVYNKNAHAWPEAYIEGIGWIPFEPTPSFYDYRYQPWSSDKGIGNGTVVTPSIGAQYDPYNYQKLLEQEEREFQTARNTYRSISMIAGIVVLLILFGVFLYYMLRIQLFNRSYRKANLVKRVYQDIKAVLLMAEFLGKGIENSETFQCFIKRLVVEHSMNEIEAESIIDIFQKIRYNEEEPSIEEQQKIECFRNYFASDLKRTMKNREYLRLRLYLLRHERMIG encoded by the coding sequence ATGAATGTAAAAATATTGTTAAAAAACCATGGATATCCCTGTCTTTTAACTATGCTATTATGTATCGCCGTTCTATCGTTTACCAATAATTATTTTGGACTTCGTGTAAATGAAGAAATTCTATTACTTCTTGTTTTCTTTTGGGTTGTAATTTTGCGTTGTTTTGATCATATCAAAAAAAATGTTCTTCCTTATCTTGTTTTATTAATCTTTGCTGTGACTATAGTGTTCCTATGCTTTCTATTTGATATATCATTTTCTAAGATAATTACTTCATACACCTCGTGGTTTCATCAGACATTAAGCGATGGAAAATCTAATTCGATAGGATATTCCGCTGCAGCGATTATACTTTTATTAATTATAACTTCGATACTTATTTACCTATTACAAAAAAAACATTTCACAAGAATTATTGGGGCAGTAATAGCCTTTTGTGTACTTCTGTTTTTAGGATTTACGGAGCAGCTCACAACAAAACTTGTAGTAGTCAGTTTGCTATTCTATATATTCCTTACGTTGGTGGAAATTAGGATTACTTTTTTTTATAAGAAGGATAGAAGTGTTCCTTCGATGGCAATGACTTTTTTAGTTCCATGTGGCTTACTTCTAAGTCTTATCCTATTAATATTACCTGCTTCTGAAAATCCAATCGAGTGGAAAACTATCAAACGGTGCATTACTGCAGTTTCAGATTCCGTAGAAACTTTGGTTACAAATATTGATTTATGGATACATCCGGATAAGAAAGAGTTTAACTTAAATTTTGCTGGATACTCCGAGGAAAGTAAAGTAGGAGGAAGTATTTCGGAGTCTGAAGAATTAGCGATTTCTTTAAAAACCAGTTCATTAAATAACATTCCAGTATATTTAAATGGAAATGTGAAGAATAAATTTGATGGTGAGAAATGGGAAGATATAGTAAGTTATAAGAAAGAAGAATATACGGAAGCAGAGCTTGATTCTTTAGAGTTATTATATGCTATCGACCGAGAAGGTTTAACGGAAGACTATTCCTCTGTTATTTCCACCCGTAGTTATAGTGTTACATATGAGGGGATATCGACAAGGACATTATTTTATCCATTAAAGGTATTAAATATTGGACTAACAAGTCGCAAGGATGCCTATTCAGACGATGAAGCGAATTTACGTTTTCATGATATAAAATCAAAAGGAGTCAATTATTCTTTTCAGTTTATGAATTTGAATCTTGATAGCAACTACTTTAATAAACTCATAGAAAATCAAGCAAGATTTCAGTATCAGAACGAGAATGTCACTTCTTTTCTTCAATTTAGAGATAATATTGCAAATAAGAAGTATCCAATCACTTATAAAGTTTCGGAACAATTAGGAGAATTGCTTAAATTACGTAGAGATCGAATTTATGAAGATTATTTGAATGTTTATGAAGGGCTACCAAAGCGTGTTTCTGATTTGGCATTTGATATAACGAAAAATTGTAGAAATGATTACGAGAAATGCAAAGTGATAGAGAAATTTTTTGCTAATTATACGTATAGTACGATTCCGAAGCAGCCTGAGGAGGGGCATGATCTAGTGGATTACTTGATCTTTGAATCCAAAGAAGGCTATTGTACGTATTATGCAACTGCATTTGCGATGATGGCAAGATGTGTTGGTATTCCGACAAGATATGTTCAAGGATTTCGAGTACCCCAATCCGAAGAGGGCAGTCAATATTCCTATTATGTTTACAATAAGAACGCTCATGCGTGGCCAGAAGCATATATCGAAGGAATTGGCTGGATTCCTTTTGAACCTACCCCATCATTTTATGATTATCGGTACCAACCATGGAGTTCTGATAAAGGCATAGGGAATGGTACGGTGGTTACTCCTAGTATAGGGGCGCAATACGACCCTTACAACTATCAAAAATTATTAGAACAGGAAGAAAGAGAGTTTCAGACTGCTCGTAACACTTATCGAAGCATATCTATGATTGCAGGAATTGTAGTGCTACTTATCTTATTTGGTGTATTCCTTTATTATATGCTAAGAATTCAGCTTTTTAACAGAAGTTATCGGAAGGCAAACCTAGTAAAACGAGTTTATCAAGATATTAAAGCAGTGCTTTTAATGGCAGAGTTTCTAGGTAAGGGAATTGAAAACTCTGAGACATTCCAGTGCTTTATAAAACGTCTAGTCGTAGAGCACTCAATGAATGAAATAGAAGCGGAGAGCATCATTGATATTTTTCAAAAAATACGTTATAACGAAGAGGAACCTTCTATAGAGGAACAGCAAAAGATTGAGTGTTTCCGAAACTATTTTGCGAGTGATTTAAAGAGAACAATGAAAAATCGTGAGTATTTAAGATTACGATTATATTTACTACGACACGAAAGAATGATTGGATAA
- a CDS encoding AAA family ATPase: MFQYVDLANQLVDQVNSVLIGKKEKVTFAVTTLLAGGHLLLEDVPGVGKTTLANAIAKSIDCSFGRIQFTPDTLPSDVTGMSIYNMKTGSFEFSEGAIMHHIVLADEINRTSPKTQASLLEAMEERQVTVDGKIYPLEAPFMVIATQNPIDFMGTYHLPEAQLDRFLMKISIGYPAPEDELKMAMLYHNGSRLSELKSIMTKEQVAMMQEEVKKVRIHKDVLAFIVDVTKITREDENFILGASPRATLAVMKAASATAYLNGRDYVVPDDVLAVIYPVLCHRFVLSMEAKINKVSPEKILRGLLQKVTIPILRDFS; the protein is encoded by the coding sequence ATGTTTCAGTATGTAGATTTGGCAAATCAATTGGTAGACCAGGTAAATTCTGTTTTAATCGGGAAAAAAGAGAAGGTTACCTTTGCAGTTACAACACTACTTGCAGGTGGACACTTATTATTAGAAGATGTTCCAGGGGTTGGTAAAACGACTCTGGCGAATGCGATTGCAAAATCAATCGATTGCAGTTTTGGAAGAATACAGTTTACACCAGATACTTTACCAAGCGATGTTACTGGTATGTCTATCTATAATATGAAAACAGGTTCATTTGAGTTTTCTGAGGGAGCTATTATGCATCATATCGTATTGGCAGATGAGATCAACCGGACTTCTCCGAAAACACAAGCTAGCTTATTAGAGGCAATGGAGGAGAGACAAGTAACGGTGGATGGAAAGATATATCCATTAGAGGCTCCCTTTATGGTAATTGCGACTCAAAATCCAATTGATTTTATGGGAACTTATCATTTACCAGAAGCTCAACTGGATCGCTTCCTGATGAAAATATCCATTGGCTATCCAGCACCGGAAGATGAATTAAAGATGGCAATGCTTTATCATAATGGTAGTAGATTATCAGAATTAAAGTCGATAATGACAAAAGAGCAGGTAGCCATGATGCAAGAGGAGGTTAAAAAGGTCCGAATACATAAAGATGTTTTAGCATTTATTGTGGATGTTACAAAGATTACGAGAGAGGACGAAAATTTTATACTTGGAGCGAGTCCAAGAGCTACCCTTGCTGTTATGAAAGCGGCGTCTGCGACTGCATATCTAAATGGAAGAGATTATGTCGTACCGGATGATGTGCTGGCTGTTATTTATCCCGTGTTATGCCACCGATTTGTACTCTCAATGGAGGCAAAAATTAATAAAGTATCTCCGGAGAAGATACTTCGAGGGTTGTTGCAGAAAGTTACGATTCCAATTCTTCGAGACTTTTCCTAA
- a CDS encoding DUF58 domain-containing protein, giving the protein MVKGEHISYQFLLTNEDYMTFSNVNVSFKSDYSTVENISSDRSYCLLPGEKIEQATTICCHYRGEYRIGIDKVTVTDYLNLFHLVYNAPSAIQAKVLPRIIRLNSLKLYKETEGKTLELNPVLNQNVPDVEIRRYEPGDEPKRIHWKASAKLKTLVTRKYTQEPKTEVYLYVDFEKKNSDEVSRVILEDKIIETALALCDFFYRCNTPVRVIYDIAGIKILNISGKQDFDQFYQLCTDVYFRARHSISSLLMESCNLLKNTSFSIILTHTFSEDIVKASYHMVSLGNEVAILYFGEDDVSKLSIKLDSRIYFQQIIPNQEISEVLEG; this is encoded by the coding sequence ATGGTAAAGGGAGAGCACATTTCATATCAGTTTTTATTAACCAATGAAGACTATATGACTTTTTCTAATGTGAATGTAAGCTTTAAAAGTGATTATTCTACCGTAGAAAATATTAGCTCCGATCGAAGTTATTGTTTACTTCCTGGGGAAAAAATTGAACAAGCGACGACGATTTGCTGTCATTATCGTGGAGAATATCGTATTGGAATCGATAAGGTAACAGTTACTGATTACCTAAATTTATTTCATCTCGTTTATAATGCACCATCTGCAATACAAGCGAAGGTATTGCCAAGAATTATCCGCTTGAATTCTTTAAAATTATATAAGGAGACCGAAGGAAAAACTCTTGAATTAAATCCAGTATTAAATCAGAATGTACCTGATGTTGAAATACGAAGATATGAACCAGGTGATGAACCAAAGAGAATTCATTGGAAGGCTTCTGCAAAACTAAAAACGCTTGTAACAAGAAAATATACACAGGAACCAAAGACAGAAGTTTATCTGTATGTGGATTTCGAAAAGAAAAATTCGGATGAGGTTAGTAGAGTCATTCTCGAAGATAAAATCATAGAAACCGCACTTGCGCTTTGTGACTTTTTTTATCGTTGCAATACTCCGGTTAGAGTTATCTATGACATTGCTGGAATAAAAATATTGAATATATCAGGAAAACAAGATTTCGATCAATTCTACCAACTGTGTACGGATGTTTATTTTCGAGCGAGACATTCTATAAGTTCGTTATTAATGGAAAGTTGTAATCTTCTTAAAAACACCTCATTTTCCATAATTCTTACACATACATTCTCGGAAGATATTGTAAAAGCAAGTTATCATATGGTCTCTTTAGGAAACGAAGTAGCAATTCTTTATTTTGGAGAAGATGATGTTTCAAAACTTTCGATAAAGTTAGATTCACGTATTTATTTTCAGCAGATCATACCGAATCAAGAAATCTCAGAAGTATTAGAGGGCTAA
- the mutY gene encoding A/G-specific adenine glycosylase has protein sequence MKNDYRETVEYLLHWYDLNARILEWRSNPKPYYVWISEIMLQQTRVEAVKSYFDRFIKELPTIKDLAAVEEDRLMKLWEGLGYYNRARNLKKAAIIVMEQYNGELPANREELKKLPGIGSYTSGAIGSIAFQLPVAAVDGNVLRVMKRIAGSFDDITKEKVKKELEEDIEAIIPKDRPGDYNQSLMELGATVCLPNGKPLCNQCPVMHLCKAFHNGDELKIPVKPKKKERVIEEKTVLVMECAGYYAIRKRTEKGLLHGLWELPNIEGKLSINQMEETIKTLAPYAKVERKLGEAKHIFSHKEWHMIGYYIKVERIEDVPIPELIWVDNQSIRKDYSLPTAFEAYRKELN, from the coding sequence ATGAAGAATGATTATAGAGAAACAGTAGAATATTTATTACATTGGTATGACCTAAATGCAAGAATTTTGGAATGGAGATCCAATCCTAAACCTTATTATGTATGGATTTCTGAGATTATGTTACAACAAACGAGAGTGGAAGCGGTGAAATCTTACTTTGACCGTTTTATCAAGGAATTACCAACCATAAAAGATTTAGCGGCAGTTGAGGAAGATCGATTGATGAAACTGTGGGAAGGTTTAGGTTATTATAATCGTGCCCGTAATCTTAAGAAGGCAGCAATCATAGTTATGGAACAATATAATGGTGAGCTACCAGCAAATCGAGAAGAATTAAAAAAACTTCCGGGTATTGGTTCGTATACCTCAGGGGCAATCGGTTCGATTGCTTTTCAATTACCGGTAGCAGCGGTTGATGGAAATGTGCTCCGTGTTATGAAACGTATCGCGGGAAGTTTTGATGATATTACGAAGGAAAAAGTAAAAAAAGAGCTAGAAGAAGATATTGAAGCCATTATCCCGAAAGATCGTCCAGGGGATTATAATCAGTCACTTATGGAACTTGGTGCAACAGTTTGTTTACCGAATGGGAAACCACTTTGTAATCAATGTCCAGTTATGCATCTGTGTAAAGCATTTCACAATGGAGACGAGTTAAAAATACCGGTGAAGCCGAAAAAAAAGGAGAGGGTAATCGAGGAAAAAACAGTACTTGTGATGGAATGTGCTGGCTACTATGCAATTCGAAAGAGGACGGAAAAAGGACTTCTCCATGGTTTATGGGAATTACCGAATATAGAGGGAAAACTTTCGATAAATCAGATGGAGGAAACAATAAAAACCTTAGCTCCTTATGCAAAAGTAGAGAGAAAGCTAGGAGAAGCAAAACATATATTTTCACACAAAGAATGGCATATGATCGGTTACTATATAAAGGTTGAAAGAATAGAGGATGTTCCGATACCAGAATTAATCTGGGTAGATAATCAGAGTATTCGAAAGGACTATTCTCTTCCAACAGCATTTGAAGCATATCGTAAGGAATTAAATTAA
- a CDS encoding HAD family hydrolase, which yields MRKPKMILFDYGQTLVKEEGFESLAAVEAVLSKAIKNPYGVTAQEMIAFDRELNREIGRFTKESMDDYKLEVHNHPYQRFLYEYFGLEFKEEPSEIEQLFWDTAAPGVPTDGIEAVLNYLKENDIRVGVISNISFSGEALRRRLASVLPDYDFEFILASSEYVFRKPNKFLFQLALRKAGLQPNEVWYCGDNLLCDINGASEAGIFPIWYTGANKTGGFDYLEDYEASHPDIPLCKVEDWHQFVEYLKQTD from the coding sequence ATGCGAAAGCCAAAGATGATTCTATTTGACTATGGGCAGACCTTAGTAAAAGAGGAAGGGTTTGAGTCGTTGGCTGCAGTAGAGGCAGTATTATCAAAGGCAATAAAAAATCCATATGGTGTGACAGCTCAGGAGATGATTGCGTTTGATAGAGAGTTAAATAGAGAGATTGGTAGATTTACAAAGGAATCGATGGATGATTACAAATTAGAGGTTCATAACCATCCATATCAAAGATTTCTGTATGAATATTTTGGTTTGGAATTTAAAGAAGAACCGAGTGAGATAGAACAATTATTCTGGGATACCGCAGCACCAGGAGTTCCAACGGATGGTATCGAGGCAGTTTTAAATTACCTGAAAGAGAATGACATTCGTGTCGGGGTTATTAGTAATATATCGTTTAGTGGAGAGGCTTTAAGACGTCGTTTGGCTTCCGTTCTTCCAGACTACGATTTTGAGTTTATCCTTGCATCAAGTGAATATGTATTTCGAAAGCCAAACAAATTTTTATTTCAGTTAGCGCTTCGAAAGGCAGGATTACAGCCAAATGAGGTATGGTATTGTGGAGATAACCTCCTTTGTGATATCAATGGTGCTTCTGAAGCAGGAATATTTCCAATATGGTATACTGGTGCGAATAAAACAGGTGGTTTTGATTATCTTGAGGATTATGAGGCAAGTCACCCAGACATACCTTTATGTAAAGTAGAGGATTGGCATCAATTTGTTGAATATTTAAAGCAAACGGATTAA
- the leuD gene encoding 3-isopropylmalate dehydratase small subunit, whose protein sequence is MKSHGIVHKYGDNVDTDVIIPARYLNSSDPKELAKKCMEDIDKEFVNRVNLGDIMVANKNFGCGSSREHAPIAIKASGISCVIAETFARIFYRNAINIGLPIIECKEAARDIDAGNEVEIDFDSGIITNLTKGTSYQGQAFPEFMQKIMKADGLINYINEQLEAV, encoded by the coding sequence ATGAAATCACATGGTATAGTTCATAAATATGGAGATAATGTAGATACAGATGTTATTATTCCTGCTAGATATTTAAATTCCTCTGACCCAAAAGAACTTGCAAAAAAATGTATGGAGGATATCGATAAGGAATTTGTTAACCGCGTAAACCTCGGTGATATCATGGTAGCAAATAAGAATTTTGGCTGCGGTTCCTCCAGAGAACATGCACCAATTGCAATTAAAGCTTCTGGTATTAGCTGTGTAATTGCTGAAACATTTGCAAGAATATTTTATCGAAATGCAATAAATATAGGGCTTCCAATCATAGAATGTAAGGAGGCTGCAAGAGATATTGATGCTGGTAATGAGGTTGAGATAGACTTTGATAGTGGTATCATTACAAATCTTACCAAAGGAACATCTTATCAGGGGCAGGCATTTCCTGAATTTATGCAAAAGATTATGAAAGCAGATGGCCTCATTAATTATATCAATGAGCAGTTAGAAGCAGTATAA
- the leuB gene encoding 3-isopropylmalate dehydrogenase — MNYNIAVIPGDGIGPEIITEAMKVLDQVGRKFGHTFTYTEVLMGGVSIDTTGEPLTKEALETAKASDSVLLGAVGGNVGHSNWYSLPPHLRPEAGLLAIRKGLGLFCNLRPAVLFEQLKQACPLKDEIIGDGFDFVVVRELTGGVYFGERKTTVENGIRKAVDTMPYDENEVKRIARWAFEVASKRKRRVCSVDKANVLDTSRLWRQVVKEVAMEYPEVTLTDMLVDNCAMQIVKDPTQFDVILTENMFGDILSDEASMVTGSIGMLASASLGESKLGLYEPSHGSAPDIAGKNIANPIATILSAAMMLRYSFDLTKEADSIENAVKEVLNLGLRTADIMSEGCTLIGTREMGDSIVGQI, encoded by the coding sequence ATGAATTACAACATAGCAGTAATTCCGGGAGATGGTATCGGTCCGGAGATTATTACAGAAGCAATGAAGGTACTAGATCAGGTTGGTCGTAAATTTGGTCATACATTTACCTATACAGAAGTATTAATGGGAGGTGTCTCAATAGATACAACCGGAGAACCCCTTACGAAAGAGGCATTAGAAACAGCTAAAGCAAGTGATTCTGTACTCCTTGGAGCGGTCGGCGGTAATGTAGGGCATAGTAACTGGTATAGTCTACCTCCTCATTTAAGACCAGAAGCAGGATTATTAGCCATAAGAAAGGGCTTAGGGCTATTTTGTAATCTTCGACCTGCAGTGTTGTTTGAACAATTAAAGCAGGCATGTCCATTAAAGGATGAGATTATTGGCGATGGATTTGACTTTGTTGTTGTACGTGAACTTACCGGGGGAGTCTATTTTGGTGAAAGAAAAACTACAGTAGAAAATGGGATTAGAAAAGCTGTTGATACCATGCCTTATGATGAAAATGAGGTTAAACGAATTGCAAGATGGGCATTTGAAGTGGCAAGTAAACGAAAAAGAAGAGTATGTAGCGTAGATAAAGCGAATGTTTTAGATACCTCAAGACTTTGGAGACAGGTTGTAAAAGAAGTAGCGATGGAATATCCGGAGGTAACTTTAACAGATATGTTAGTAGATAATTGCGCAATGCAGATTGTAAAGGACCCAACGCAGTTTGATGTGATATTGACAGAGAATATGTTTGGCGACATCCTTTCGGATGAAGCGAGTATGGTGACAGGATCAATCGGTATGTTAGCATCAGCAAGTCTTGGTGAATCAAAACTTGGATTATACGAACCAAGTCACGGTTCTGCGCCAGACATAGCTGGAAAAAATATTGCGAATCCAATCGCAACAATATTATCGGCTGCCATGATGTTACGTTATAGCTTCGATCTTACAAAAGAAGCTGATAGCATAGAAAATGCAGTAAAAGAAGTATTAAACTTAGGGCTTCGTACCGCAGACATTATGTCAGAGGGCTGTACGCTAATAGGAACGAGAGAAATGGGAGATTCCATTGTAGGACAGATTTAA